The following are encoded in a window of Castanea sativa cultivar Marrone di Chiusa Pesio chromosome 9, ASM4071231v1 genomic DNA:
- the LOC142609650 gene encoding actin-depolymerizing factor 2: MANAASGMAVHDDCKLKFLELKAKRTYRFIVYKIEEKQKQVVVEKVGEPNQSYEDFTASLPAEECRYAVYDFDFVTEENCQKSRIFFIAWSPDTARVRSKMIYASSKDRFKRELDGIQIELQATDPTEMGLDVIKSRAC; the protein is encoded by the exons GCCAACGCAGCTTCGGGTATGGCAGTGCATGATGACTGCAAGCTGAAGTTTTTGGAGCTTAAGGCAAAAAGGACCTATCGCTTCATTGTTTACAAGATTGAGGAGAAGCAAAAGCAAGTTGTTGTGGAGAAGGTTGGTGAGCCAAACCAAAGTTATGAGGATTTCACTGCAAGCCTTCCTGCTGAGGAGTGTCGTTATGCTGtctatgattttgattttgtcacTGAAGAGAATTGCCAAAAGAGCAGGATTTTCTTCATTGCGTG GTCTCCTGATACGGCAAGGGTTAGAAGCAAGATGATTTATGCAAGCTCCAAGGATAGATTTAAGAGAGAGCTTGATGGAATTCAGATTGAGTTGCAAGCAACCGATCCAACTGAGATGGGTCTTGATGTCATTAAGAGCCGTGCCTGCTGA